From Candidatus Berkelbacteria bacterium, one genomic window encodes:
- a CDS encoding iron-containing alcohol dehydrogenase: protein MPWSYHLPTQITFGEGVFRDIDRWWLAKLGRRVGLITSPSQQARAVELKVCARWDKITSNPSVATLQSLIKWVKSESLTGLVALGGGSVIDSAKVASVLACQDISLVEALTRKTQLVARHLPLIACPTTAGTGAEVTKWATVWGDDLRKYSFEHELAYPLQAVIDPELTYSLPRQITASTGLDAFAQAIEAYWSRNTQPLSQTLALRAIELIYATLPKAVDQPKDGTARHDMALGSLLAGLAFTGTRTTACHAISYPMTAHFGVPHGFAVALTLPNMLRFNAESFVNFSTFVKALDADSIEAAAKRIEQLMQVVGAPTTLAAAKVPKTGLQTILDEGFHPDRVIHNPRELDRQSLSEMLTKIAN, encoded by the coding sequence ATGCCCTGGTCGTACCATCTGCCTACACAGATCACGTTCGGTGAAGGCGTATTTCGCGATATTGATCGGTGGTGGTTAGCTAAACTGGGGCGGCGTGTCGGCTTGATCACGAGTCCATCTCAACAAGCGCGGGCGGTTGAACTTAAGGTTTGTGCGCGTTGGGATAAGATTACTTCCAACCCATCGGTTGCGACGCTTCAATCTTTGATTAAATGGGTTAAGTCAGAATCCCTCACCGGCCTAGTTGCTCTTGGCGGCGGCAGTGTGATCGACAGCGCCAAGGTTGCTTCAGTCCTGGCTTGCCAAGACATCTCACTTGTTGAAGCGCTCACCCGAAAAACTCAATTAGTCGCTCGACACTTGCCACTTATTGCTTGCCCGACCACTGCCGGCACAGGCGCAGAGGTTACGAAATGGGCAACGGTTTGGGGCGACGATCTTCGCAAGTATTCATTTGAGCATGAACTTGCTTATCCACTTCAGGCGGTCATCGACCCAGAGCTGACTTATTCATTGCCCCGTCAAATTACGGCCTCAACCGGCTTGGATGCATTTGCGCAAGCGATCGAAGCCTATTGGTCGCGTAATACTCAACCGCTCTCGCAAACCTTGGCGCTTCGTGCGATCGAGCTGATTTACGCCACTTTGCCAAAAGCAGTCGATCAGCCAAAAGATGGCACAGCGCGTCACGACATGGCGCTTGGCTCGCTCTTGGCCGGACTCGCCTTTACCGGCACGCGCACAACGGCCTGCCACGCCATTTCTTATCCAATGACCGCTCATTTCGGTGTGCCGCATGGCTTTGCCGTTGCTCTCACTCTTCCAAACATGCTCCGTTTCAACGCCGAATCCTTCGTCAATTTTTCTACGTTCGTGAAGGCACTAGATGCAGATTCGATCGAAGCGGCCGCGAAACGCATTGAGCAGTTGATGCAAGTAGTAGGCGCGCCAACTACTTTAGCCGCCGCCAAGGTGCCTAAAACAGGCTTGCAAACTATTCTTGATGAGGGCTTTCATCCCGACCGCGTTATTCACAATCCTCGCGAACTTGACAGACAGTCGTTATCCGAGATGCTAACTAAAATTGCAAACTAG
- a CDS encoding phosphocholine cytidylyltransferase family protein — protein MQALIVAAGRSSRLYPLTLKTPKTLLSVGEASLIERSVQALTAVGVDRLVVITGFEAEQIESALGDRASYVRNENFATTNNLASLLIGSQALDLSEPWLYLHADLIYHPRLLENTLKAPGEVVFLVDQQSIGEEEMKVRIKDGRIIEANKAIPLKEAAGEWTGIIKFNPEGAAWYLPAVEKAVATDPTKYDCVVVRDLAAAGYTISVASTEGLPWREVDFPEDLAAAREIAKEIPWPVPSLQFAN, from the coding sequence ATGCAGGCTTTAATCGTTGCGGCGGGCCGTTCGTCTAGACTCTATCCGTTGACTCTCAAGACTCCGAAAACCCTGCTGTCGGTTGGCGAAGCGAGTTTAATTGAACGGTCGGTTCAAGCGTTGACTGCGGTTGGCGTTGATCGGTTAGTGGTGATAACGGGCTTTGAAGCCGAGCAGATTGAATCAGCCTTGGGCGATCGGGCGAGCTACGTTCGAAACGAAAACTTTGCCACAACCAATAATTTGGCAAGCTTACTGATTGGATCGCAAGCGCTTGATCTGTCAGAACCCTGGCTCTACCTTCATGCCGATTTAATTTATCATCCGCGCTTACTTGAAAATACATTAAAAGCGCCGGGTGAAGTGGTTTTCTTAGTTGACCAACAGTCAATCGGCGAAGAAGAAATGAAAGTTCGGATCAAGGATGGGCGAATTATTGAAGCCAACAAGGCGATTCCGCTTAAGGAAGCCGCTGGTGAATGGACGGGAATTATCAAGTTTAATCCAGAGGGTGCGGCATGGTATCTGCCAGCGGTCGAGAAAGCAGTCGCGACTGATCCAACCAAATATGACTGCGTGGTCGTTCGTGATCTTGCCGCCGCCGGATATACAATTAGCGTTGCCTCGACTGAAGGCTTACCGTGGCGCGAGGTTGATTTTCCAGAAGATCTTGCCGCCGCCCGGGAGATCGCCAAGGAGATTCCATGGCCAGTTCCATCCCTTCAGTTCGCGAATTGA
- a CDS encoding CDP-alcohol phosphatidyltransferase family protein translates to MASSIPSVRELIPIIQKRNYETATTFQLVHFRISPYLTRILLMLNISANATTLIALLIGLMSVFALVRLVNSPHLVLISALLFQLHYLFDCSDGEIARFRKTQSPAGKYADLFLHLFVYPIFFLSMGWGATNATGNPYFLLLGGISAVGALWYDHLWFDSGPDPASLTPVKMPSVTIAKRKSALTLFIERSSIVWSFPLIANVFGLVGVLVSALGSLEPLFWFLWFYGISYPLFSVFTAWRVHRNLVKTYAKRS, encoded by the coding sequence ATGGCCAGTTCCATCCCTTCAGTTCGCGAATTGATTCCAATTATTCAAAAACGAAACTACGAGACCGCGACTACTTTTCAACTTGTTCATTTTCGTATTTCTCCTTACCTAACTCGCATCCTTTTGATGTTGAACATCTCTGCTAATGCGACGACTCTAATCGCGCTCTTAATTGGTCTTATGTCGGTGTTTGCGCTTGTGCGACTGGTCAATAGCCCGCATCTTGTTTTAATTAGCGCACTGCTTTTTCAACTTCATTACCTGTTTGATTGCTCCGATGGTGAAATTGCTCGATTTCGCAAAACCCAAAGCCCGGCTGGCAAGTACGCCGACCTATTTTTGCACCTTTTTGTTTACCCGATTTTTTTCCTTTCGATGGGTTGGGGGGCAACGAATGCGACTGGGAATCCATATTTTTTGCTTCTAGGCGGGATCAGCGCGGTTGGAGCGCTCTGGTACGACCACCTCTGGTTCGATTCTGGGCCGGATCCGGCATCCTTGACTCCAGTCAAAATGCCAAGCGTGACAATCGCAAAAAGAAAGTCAGCCCTAACTTTATTCATTGAACGGTCGTCGATTGTATGGAGCTTTCCCCTAATTGCTAATGTGTTTGGTCTTGTTGGAGTTTTGGTAAGTGCGTTAGGTAGCCTTGAACCGCTCTTTTGGTTTCTTTGGTTCTACGGCATTTCGTATCCGCTCTTCAGTGTTTTTACTGCTTGGCGCGTTCATCGCAATCTCGTAAAAACTTATGCTAAGCGCTCATAG
- a CDS encoding NTP transferase domain-containing protein has product MSSPKVKRPKIVAVIPARIGSKRLPKKNIQVIGGLPLVAWAIKTAQATKLIDDVYVSTESDEVATIARQYGAKVLDRPEELAGDTIRMQDVARQVMTELADIDVLVLVGANTPGLPPETLDAAIQKLLDHSRWEIRSVDKDGLEHFMFWIMTRQACFWDGLSVYFGVQETGVEEIHTPEDLERVRAILEQKIIA; this is encoded by the coding sequence GTGTCATCTCCAAAGGTCAAACGTCCAAAAATCGTTGCTGTTATTCCGGCGCGGATTGGTTCGAAACGACTTCCTAAGAAGAATATCCAAGTGATTGGTGGTCTTCCGTTGGTTGCGTGGGCCATCAAAACCGCCCAGGCAACCAAGCTTATCGACGACGTCTACGTTTCAACAGAGAGTGATGAGGTGGCCACAATCGCTCGCCAATACGGCGCCAAGGTACTTGATCGGCCCGAGGAGCTGGCCGGTGATACGATCCGTATGCAGGACGTTGCACGCCAGGTTATGACCGAGCTCGCGGATATTGATGTCCTTGTCTTAGTTGGCGCGAATACGCCTGGCTTGCCACCTGAAACGCTCGACGCCGCAATCCAAAAGCTCCTCGACCACAGCCGCTGGGAAATTCGAAGTGTTGACAAAGACGGCCTTGAGCATTTCATGTTTTGGATTATGACTCGGCAAGCCTGTTTTTGGGATGGTCTCTCCGTCTATTTTGGTGTTCAAGAAACAGGTGTCGAGGAGATTCATACACCTGAAGACCTGGAACGTGTCCGCGCGATCCTTGAACAGAAAATTATTGCATGA
- a CDS encoding glycosyltransferase: MTNYNLGRQLGRCLRSCLAQAFPRDEYEVIVVDDCSTDFSHNILEAFGNEIKVIKLGKNVGVAAASNIGIQRSLGMYVIRVDADDYINQNLFLFMSEILTYNKDIGFVYCDLMKVAENEQQLGKVDRSVLENLYHHGAGVMFRKSHLEEVGLYDEKFRNAEDYDLLKRLMKSYTGFHLPLPYYRYVRHANNMTNDQVGRLEWNKLVEEKHATH; encoded by the coding sequence GTGACCAATTATAATCTTGGCAGACAGCTTGGCCGATGTTTGCGGAGCTGTTTGGCGCAAGCTTTCCCCCGAGATGAATATGAAGTCATTGTGGTCGATGATTGCTCGACCGACTTCTCGCACAATATTCTCGAGGCCTTTGGGAATGAGATTAAGGTTATCAAGCTTGGTAAGAATGTGGGTGTTGCGGCAGCTTCAAACATCGGGATTCAGCGCTCGCTTGGTATGTATGTGATTCGAGTTGACGCCGACGACTATATTAACCAAAACTTATTTCTGTTTATGAGCGAGATTCTGACATATAACAAAGATATTGGCTTTGTTTACTGTGATCTGATGAAAGTAGCTGAAAACGAACAGCAACTTGGCAAAGTCGACCGAAGTGTCTTGGAAAATTTGTATCACCATGGCGCTGGAGTAATGTTTCGTAAATCTCATCTCGAAGAAGTTGGCCTTTACGATGAAAAATTTCGCAATGCCGAAGATTACGACCTCTTAAAGCGCCTCATGAAGAGCTACACAGGTTTTCACCTACCCTTGCCGTACTATCGGTACGTAAGGCACGCCAACAATATGACCAACGATCAAGTCGGTCGGCTTGAATGGAACAAATTAGTGGAGGAGAAACATGCGACGCATTAA
- a CDS encoding N-acetylneuraminate synthase family protein — MRRIKVGKHYISDADSVFILPEAGVNHNGSLKRAKDLIQKAAEAGAQGIKFQTYKAETLVTKSAPRFWDWEGEQKKEGTQFDSYSILDKLPWHAYKDLSSYANELGIEFISTPFDEKAVDMLDALGSPAFKIASSDLTYLPFLRYVAKKGKPIFLSTGAATLGEVEEAIRTIEAAGNRQIVVMHCTLCYPTEPKDANLRIIQTLRRTFGYPVGLSDHTMGTAIPPAAVALGARLIEKHYTVDKTLGLSADHWLSIDPIELKQIVEHVKQVQIALGTDEKRVFPAEEHTYLYDKRSLVSTQAIKKGEEITTSMLTGKRPGTGIPTKFFDLIVGSAAQLDIPEDTTLTWDMVTQRTPLEFETLRSPAARIPEIV; from the coding sequence ATGCGACGCATTAAGGTTGGGAAGCACTATATTTCAGACGCCGATTCGGTGTTTATTTTGCCCGAGGCGGGCGTGAATCATAATGGGTCACTCAAGCGAGCGAAGGATCTCATTCAAAAGGCGGCCGAGGCTGGCGCCCAGGGCATTAAGTTCCAAACTTATAAGGCGGAGACGCTTGTTACCAAGAGTGCTCCCCGCTTCTGGGACTGGGAAGGTGAACAAAAGAAGGAGGGGACGCAGTTTGATTCCTACAGCATTCTCGACAAACTGCCGTGGCACGCCTACAAGGATCTCTCGTCGTACGCAAACGAGCTTGGCATCGAGTTTATTTCGACGCCGTTCGATGAGAAAGCGGTCGATATGCTCGACGCGCTTGGCTCCCCGGCGTTCAAGATCGCTTCGTCTGATCTCACCTACTTACCGTTTTTGCGCTACGTCGCCAAAAAAGGCAAACCGATTTTTCTCTCAACTGGCGCGGCCACGCTCGGCGAGGTTGAGGAAGCGATCCGAACGATTGAAGCGGCTGGCAATCGCCAGATCGTGGTGATGCACTGTACACTTTGCTATCCGACCGAACCGAAGGATGCGAACTTGAGGATTATTCAAACACTTCGTCGCACGTTTGGCTACCCAGTTGGCCTCTCGGACCACACTATGGGTACGGCAATTCCGCCCGCCGCCGTTGCCCTTGGAGCCAGGTTGATCGAGAAACACTACACAGTTGATAAAACCCTCGGTCTCTCCGCCGATCACTGGCTCTCGATCGACCCGATCGAACTCAAGCAGATTGTCGAGCATGTCAAACAAGTTCAAATCGCTCTTGGCACCGATGAAAAGCGAGTTTTCCCTGCCGAAGAGCATACTTACCTATACGATAAGCGGAGCTTGGTGAGCACGCAGGCGATCAAAAAAGGTGAGGAAATTACGACTTCGATGCTGACTGGCAAGCGCCCGGGCACTGGCATCCCAACCAAGTTTTTTGATCTCATCGTTGGTAGCGCGGCGCAACTGGATATTCCCGAAGACACCACGTTGACTTGGGATATGGTAACCCAGCGCACTCCACTTGAGTTTGAAACGCTTCGTTCGCCAGCGGCTCGCATTCCTGAAATCGTTTAA
- a CDS encoding class I SAM-dependent methyltransferase has translation MARTQRVRCNLCGAAVARLWYQAGEFTYVTCQVCNLHYLNPQPTLEILVNEYYTDDAYFSWYYDGGYTAQEEAMLASYRQTVREIVYEAGIQKGQLLDIGCGSGYLMVVARELGFEVEGIEPGKSVAEHGHKKFGLKIHIAPLEEVKLAPESYDLVVIESTLEHMLDPFDTLKRIARILRPGGVVFIKVPNANVTLTSRAVRASEIEENTPFHTYYFTPQTLSMLTRKVGLWPISLNTALHFSVPFRLRQWWEEQRERRMKRGYVVSHLERKLNPKRFASSPATLLDRFVGAMIDIGAVRLGTPLWRAIDRIPLAQKGHTISLWARKEVL, from the coding sequence ATGGCTCGAACGCAACGCGTCCGGTGTAATCTGTGTGGCGCCGCTGTTGCTCGCTTGTGGTATCAAGCGGGTGAGTTTACATATGTAACTTGCCAAGTATGTAATTTGCACTACCTCAATCCTCAACCAACGCTCGAGATACTTGTTAATGAATACTACACGGACGACGCCTACTTTTCGTGGTATTACGATGGCGGCTACACTGCTCAAGAAGAAGCTATGCTTGCAAGTTATCGGCAGACTGTGCGCGAGATTGTTTATGAGGCTGGAATCCAAAAGGGTCAACTCCTAGATATTGGCTGTGGCAGTGGCTATCTCATGGTCGTTGCCCGTGAGCTGGGGTTTGAGGTGGAGGGCATCGAGCCCGGCAAATCGGTGGCCGAGCATGGTCACAAGAAGTTTGGTCTCAAAATCCACATTGCTCCGCTTGAAGAAGTGAAATTAGCGCCCGAGAGCTACGATTTGGTGGTGATCGAAAGCACGCTTGAACACATGCTCGACCCTTTCGATACCTTGAAGCGAATTGCCCGCATACTTCGTCCTGGTGGCGTGGTGTTTATAAAAGTGCCGAACGCAAATGTTACGCTTACTAGCCGAGCAGTTCGAGCTTCAGAGATTGAGGAAAATACGCCGTTCCACACTTACTACTTCACGCCCCAAACGCTTTCAATGTTGACTCGCAAAGTTGGTCTGTGGCCAATCTCGCTTAACACCGCTCTTCATTTTTCAGTCCCGTTCCGCCTAAGACAATGGTGGGAAGAGCAACGTGAACGTCGAATGAAGCGCGGTTATGTTGTTTCCCATTTGGAACGAAAATTAAATCCAAAGAGATTTGCGTCTTCTCCAGCAACCCTGCTCGATCGTTTTGTCGGCGCCATGATCGATATTGGAGCAGTGCGACTTGGGACTCCGCTCTGGCGGGCAATTGATAGAATACCCCTAGCGCAAAAGGGTCATACAATTAGCTTATGGGCCCGCAAGGAAGTTTTATGA
- a CDS encoding class I SAM-dependent methyltransferase, translating to MSAFDQAIRYVKYLTGSLSGQRLFGQEYIDYRINHDLKRADQQKVWEEWGKANYYQQRAADPPSDQTIFNVIKRARAKRVLEAGVGYGRNLKHIHATISPDIQLAGVDFAESMLKHARQFLGDIPTELVRGDITDRLPFSDQVFDVVFTSGTLQHIGPDSIDQVYQELCRLTKNYLVLVEADQPGYGNGKLIAEHWFKDHIYSYHHDENLRALGWVIESNARPKGNPNARVVVAKRFL from the coding sequence ATGAGCGCCTTTGATCAGGCCATTCGTTACGTTAAATACCTTACTGGTTCTCTCTCGGGTCAACGCTTGTTTGGCCAGGAATATATTGATTATCGAATAAATCACGACTTAAAGCGCGCTGACCAGCAGAAGGTCTGGGAAGAATGGGGCAAGGCTAATTATTACCAGCAAAGGGCGGCCGACCCGCCGAGCGATCAGACGATCTTCAATGTGATTAAACGCGCTCGAGCCAAGCGTGTGCTGGAGGCCGGCGTTGGTTATGGCCGAAATTTGAAACATATTCATGCGACCATTAGCCCGGATATTCAACTCGCTGGCGTTGATTTTGCCGAAAGTATGCTCAAGCATGCCCGTCAATTTCTAGGTGATATTCCGACCGAATTGGTGCGAGGTGACATTACTGACCGACTCCCCTTCTCCGATCAAGTTTTTGACGTGGTTTTTACTTCGGGCACACTTCAGCACATTGGTCCAGATTCAATCGATCAGGTTTATCAGGAGTTATGCCGCCTAACTAAAAATTATTTGGTCCTAGTTGAAGCCGATCAGCCGGGTTATGGAAATGGAAAGCTGATTGCCGAACACTGGTTTAAGGATCATATCTATAGTTACCACCACGATGAGAATTTGAGAGCGTTAGGCTGGGTGATTGAATCGAATGCAAGGCCAAAAGGGAATCCAAATGCCCGGGTTGTAGTTGCGAAACGGTTCTTATGA
- a CDS encoding oligosaccharide flippase family protein, whose amino-acid sequence MTLAQKFLTSVSWNFVGKIAGLILGTLSSIVVARLLGPVAYGELTVLLAVIGTIPVFLYFGFEELLTIVVPTLVAKREKMAIRQLIWSALIGRVGIILLLAVVVLIFDNQLMTLFGHPEFTQYTPYIILSLIVSAITSLLMGVARSFFAYRTITITETLAQVSQLILVIVLLPAGYGVVGVLIAMLIGQAGAAIILGVNTNVFRSGLVRRPSFPRKHVRLALALWLVGLIGYVLGKQLDVIMLGALRVPLEEIGFYGLAFGFAEMLYVFSLGFGAIAQSAFSDIFGRSGAPGLHVVWPVVAKVEQLLIVPIYIFAVIWAPVILEGLYGQAFLAAVPIFRLLATLRIVYVATSASYASPVFYLFGRKKLAVSLRFLAGAGNFVGNLILIPFLGVFGAVWATGLSTAVIGVVEVAVVYRLLRALPPIGFFLKLVLMFGLSGALTLLLPLTGISALLIALLIYIALAIWLATWLKLFTQEEAAMVEAASAEFGRLVRGFTHAGK is encoded by the coding sequence ATGACACTCGCGCAAAAATTTCTCACAAGTGTTTCCTGGAATTTTGTCGGTAAAATCGCGGGTCTGATTTTAGGCACGCTAAGTTCCATTGTAGTCGCCCGTCTCTTGGGCCCAGTGGCTTATGGTGAGTTAACCGTTCTCTTGGCTGTGATCGGTACTATCCCCGTCTTTCTTTATTTCGGTTTCGAAGAGTTGCTCACGATTGTGGTGCCAACGCTCGTGGCCAAACGTGAAAAAATGGCCATCCGTCAGCTAATTTGGTCGGCGTTGATTGGTCGAGTCGGGATCATTCTGCTCCTCGCGGTCGTTGTTCTCATTTTCGACAATCAACTCATGACCTTGTTTGGTCACCCCGAATTTACTCAGTACACGCCGTATATTATATTGTCGCTCATCGTGAGCGCGATCACTTCTCTTCTGATGGGTGTGGCGCGGTCTTTTTTTGCCTATCGGACGATTACGATTACTGAAACACTGGCGCAAGTTAGTCAACTGATTTTAGTTATCGTGTTGCTCCCAGCCGGTTACGGAGTGGTTGGGGTTCTGATCGCCATGCTGATCGGCCAGGCCGGGGCGGCCATTATCCTCGGTGTGAACACTAATGTTTTTCGTTCCGGTCTGGTTCGGCGGCCATCATTTCCTAGGAAGCATGTTCGGCTCGCGCTCGCGCTTTGGCTCGTTGGACTGATTGGCTACGTGCTTGGCAAGCAACTTGATGTAATTATGTTAGGCGCCTTGCGCGTGCCACTTGAAGAGATCGGTTTTTACGGTCTGGCGTTTGGATTCGCCGAGATGCTTTACGTGTTTTCGCTTGGGTTTGGAGCGATCGCCCAAAGCGCTTTCTCGGATATTTTTGGTCGATCTGGCGCGCCTGGACTTCACGTCGTCTGGCCAGTCGTGGCCAAAGTTGAGCAACTTCTGATTGTGCCGATTTATATCTTCGCAGTCATTTGGGCGCCAGTAATTTTAGAAGGACTTTACGGCCAGGCTTTCTTGGCGGCCGTGCCAATTTTCCGACTATTGGCGACACTGCGAATCGTTTATGTGGCCACCAGCGCAAGCTATGCCTCGCCCGTTTTTTACTTATTCGGGCGCAAGAAATTGGCTGTTTCACTGCGTTTCTTGGCAGGTGCGGGAAACTTTGTTGGTAACTTAATTCTTATTCCTTTTCTTGGAGTCTTTGGCGCGGTTTGGGCAACAGGTTTATCAACGGCAGTGATTGGAGTGGTCGAGGTCGCGGTCGTCTATCGTCTTCTGCGCGCTCTGCCACCGATTGGATTCTTTCTGAAATTAGTTTTGATGTTCGGTCTGTCCGGCGCCTTAACGCTTCTCTTGCCTCTCACGGGCATTTCCGCTCTTCTTATTGCCCTGTTGATATATATCGCCTTGGCCATCTGGCTTGCCACTTGGTTGAAGTTATTCACTCAAGAAGAAGCGGCGATGGTTGAAGCGGCCTCGGCCGAATTTGGGCGGCTCGTCCGAGGCTTTACACATGCAGGTAAATAG
- a CDS encoding glycosyltransferase family 2 protein, translated as MPSVALIILNWNGYHDTAPCFESLRKSRGVNFEIYLVDNGSANKEAARLEKEFCDLPLRVIALPENLGFAAGNNRGLEIALKAKAKYFLLLNNDTIIPTDFLKKMVTAMEADPTLGVLGAVNLYEADRKRIWYTGGYLNRSTADFTDPRHNTTYIPSDRIEPTDDVAGSSLMITRTALEQVGLLDERFFNNFEESDLCLRVRDAGYRIACHMGAFIYHKVSAATGSTGPAKIDINEYFFHRNKVLFLRKHWSFFAGAPVLAWHSIMSLRRYRYARSRGNRAAPLILWGLRDGFKQNYWKGSLPAIIEWRKSFPQQPVKA; from the coding sequence ATGCCATCAGTTGCATTAATTATTCTCAATTGGAATGGGTATCACGATACGGCGCCATGCTTTGAGTCGCTCCGCAAAAGCCGAGGCGTCAATTTTGAGATTTATCTTGTTGATAATGGTTCAGCCAACAAAGAAGCGGCGCGGCTTGAAAAGGAATTCTGCGATCTGCCCTTGCGCGTGATTGCACTGCCGGAAAATCTTGGCTTTGCCGCCGGTAATAATCGTGGCCTTGAAATTGCGCTTAAAGCGAAGGCGAAGTACTTTTTACTTCTTAACAACGATACGATTATCCCTACGGATTTCCTCAAAAAAATGGTGACTGCGATGGAAGCCGACCCAACCCTTGGCGTTTTGGGCGCGGTCAACCTTTACGAAGCTGATCGAAAGCGGATTTGGTATACCGGCGGGTATCTTAATCGGTCGACGGCGGATTTTACCGACCCTCGGCACAACACTACTTATATACCCAGTGATCGAATTGAGCCAACAGACGACGTGGCGGGTTCGTCTCTCATGATTACCCGCACGGCCCTGGAACAAGTTGGCCTCCTTGACGAACGATTTTTTAATAACTTTGAGGAGAGCGATCTTTGTTTGCGAGTTCGGGATGCGGGTTACCGAATTGCCTGCCATATGGGCGCTTTTATCTACCATAAAGTTTCGGCCGCGACCGGTAGCACAGGGCCCGCGAAAATCGATATCAATGAGTATTTCTTTCATCGCAACAAAGTGCTTTTTTTGCGTAAGCATTGGTCGTTTTTTGCCGGCGCGCCAGTTTTGGCTTGGCATTCGATCATGAGTTTGCGTCGGTATCGCTACGCTCGTTCTCGTGGCAACCGAGCCGCCCCGCTTATTCTTTGGGGTTTGCGGGATGGTTTTAAGCAGAACTACTGGAAGGGTAGCCTCCCTGCGATTATCGAATGGCGCAAATCTTTTCCTCAACAACCGGTGAAGGCATAA
- a CDS encoding dTDP-4-dehydrorhamnose 3,5-epimerase family protein, which yields MSSTATAEKVSLITHQSGAIDDVKVVDLTMHLDDRGYLYEIIHRTDPYIAKFGQVYLVGNMTRGTIRAFHKHEKLWDYFCIVHGSAKFALVDDRPDSSTYGNIRTIVLNSKKPQMIVVPPGVHHGWMGLEDDTILVSVGSEVYNKDNPDEERVPFDSFGYDWSVKFK from the coding sequence ATGAGCTCGACGGCAACAGCTGAAAAAGTCAGTCTGATAACTCACCAATCAGGGGCAATTGATGATGTTAAGGTCGTTGACCTGACGATGCATCTTGATGACCGTGGTTATTTGTACGAGATTATCCATCGCACCGATCCGTACATTGCGAAGTTCGGCCAGGTATATCTAGTTGGTAATATGACTCGCGGCACGATCCGTGCCTTTCATAAGCATGAAAAACTGTGGGACTACTTTTGTATCGTCCATGGTTCAGCCAAGTTCGCGTTGGTCGACGATCGCCCGGATTCATCGACCTATGGCAATATCCGAACGATTGTTTTGAACTCAAAAAAGCCCCAGATGATCGTTGTGCCCCCCGGCGTGCATCACGGTTGGATGGGGCTTGAAGACGACACGATTTTGGTTTCAGTTGGAAGCGAAGTCTATAATAAAGATAATCCAGACGAAGAACGAGTCCCGTTCGACTCGTTTGGTTATGATTGGTCGGTAAAGTTTAAGTAA